The following coding sequences are from one Streptococcus mitis window:
- a CDS encoding ComF family protein, which produces MRCLLCGQTMKAVLTFSSLLLLRNDVSCLCLDCDSTFEKIGEEYCPNCMKTGLSTKCQDCQFWCKEGIEVSHRGIFTYNQAMKDFFSRYKFDGDFLLRKVFASFLSEELKKYKEYQFVVIPLSPERLLERGFNQVEGLVEAAGFSFQDLLEKREERASSSKNRSERLGTELPFFIKRGVTIPKKILLIDDIYTTGTTINRVKKLLEEAGAEDVKTFSLVR; this is translated from the coding sequence ATGAGGTGCTTATTGTGCGGGCAGACTATGAAGGCTGTTTTAACTTTTAGTAGTCTCTTACTTCTGAGGAATGATGTCTCATGTCTTTGTTTAGATTGTGATTCTACTTTTGAGAAAATTGGAGAAGAGTACTGTCCAAACTGTATGAAAACAGGATTGTCAACAAAGTGTCAAGATTGTCAATTTTGGTGTAAAGAAGGAATTGAAGTCAGTCATAGAGGGATTTTTACTTACAATCAAGCTATGAAGGATTTTTTCAGTCGGTATAAGTTTGATGGAGACTTCCTTTTAAGAAAAGTTTTTGCTTCATTTTTAAGTGAGGAGTTGAAAAAGTACAAAGAGTATCAATTTGTCGTAATTCCCCTAAGTCCTGAAAGATTACTTGAGAGGGGATTTAACCAGGTTGAAGGTTTAGTTGAAGCAGCAGGGTTCTCTTTTCAAGACTTACTAGAGAAGAGAGAAGAGCGGGCCAGTTCTTCTAAAAATCGTTCAGAACGCTTGGGGACAGAACTTCCTTTCTTTATTAAAAGGGGAGTCACTATTCCTAAAAAAATCCTACTTATAGATGACATTTACACTACTGGAACAACTATAAATCGTGTGAAGAAACTGTTGGAAGAGGCTGGTGCTGAAGATGTAAAAACATTTTCCCTTGTAAGATGA